In Mercurialis annua linkage group LG6, ddMerAnnu1.2, whole genome shotgun sequence, the following are encoded in one genomic region:
- the LOC126688103 gene encoding uncharacterized protein LOC126688103 — translation MDRVYVLAITALILSLSEIKNAVPLPFPQPQRPLCVSQLTLANYACGRLPITPSSEYLAESPLSDIVFPDDDQRLGVMASRRHDRHHEDLPTNDCCRWLNDLDDECVCELLVHLPPFLARPIHQYTVIVGSSCNVTYSCSGRLRP, via the coding sequence ATGGACAGGGTTTATGTTCTTGCAATAACAGCATTGATTTTGTCTCTGTCTGAAATTAAGAACGCTGTTCCGCTTCCGTTTCCTCAACCTCAACGCCCGTTATGCGTCTCGCAGCTTACGCTGGCCAACTATGCGTGCGGAAGACTGCCCATAACACCATCTTCAGAATATCTTGCTGAGTCGCCATTGTCCGACATTGTATTTCCTGATGATGATCAGAGACTCGGTGTTATGGCCAGTCGGAGACATGATCGACACCACGAGGATTTGCCGACGAATGACTGCTGCAGGTGGCTGAATGATCTTGATGATGAATGTGTGTGTGAACTGCTGGTTCACTTGCCACCATTTCTTGCAAGGCCAATTCATCAGTATACTGTGATTGTTGGTTCAAGCTGCAATGTTACCTATTCTTGTTCTGGACGTTTGAGACCTTGA
- the LOC126687884 gene encoding uncharacterized protein LOC126687884 produces MEMVKSYLLMFFAVFLIFLPKMEAQVFHRPLCASQFSLVVHSCAGLPYFPFPNPPPPMPPSPPAPPLPPAPGPSDDDDERHHHRGRGRNHGHGHGHGHGHGNSRNHGHGNGHNHGRGSGHNRGHGSGNGHNHGHGNGNGHNHSPVHGHGHSHSIAIEHSHGHGHGNATARGHVHGHVSPPVHGHGHGHEHGHNHSHGRDRGHEEEYFPMQSHGHRHGHRHEHGHRSHGYHESPGQQDCCKWLNELDDDCVCGVLAHLPPFVSRFSHSYTVYLDASCNVTYKCEGRLIIPEQNMTTTTIT; encoded by the coding sequence ATGGAAATGGTTAAGTcttatttgttaatgttttttgCTGTATTCTTAATATTTCTGCCTAAAATGGAGGCTCAAGTATTTCATCGTCCTTTATGTGCCTCCCAGTTTTCGCTAGTGGTTCATTCATGTGCAGGgcttccatatttcccgttccCAAATCCTCCACCTCCCATGCCGCCATCTCCCCCTGCTCCTCCTCTTCCACCAGCTCCTGGCCCTAGCGATGACGATGATGAGAGACATCACCACCGCGGTCGTGGTCGCAATCATGGTCATGGTCACGGTCACGGTCACGGTCACGGAAACAGTCGCAATCATGGTCACGGAAATGGTCACAATCACGGTCGCGGCAGCGGTCACAATCGCGGTCATGGTAGCGGTAACGGTCACAATCACGGTCATGGTAACGGTAACGGTCACAATCACAGTCCGGTACATGGACATGGGCATAGCCATAGTATTGCTATAGAGCATAGTCATGGTCATGGTCATGGTAACGCTACAGCACGAGGGCATGTGCATGGGCATGTTAGTCCTCCAGTGCACGGTCATGGGCATGGTCATGAACATGGACACAACCATAGCCATGGGCGCGATAGAGGTCACGAGGAGGAATATTTTCCAATGCAGAGCCACGGACATAGGCACGGACATAGGCATGAGCATGGTCATAGGAGTCACGGCTACCACGAATCACCCGGGCAACAGGATTGCTGCAAGTGGCTAAACGAGTTAGACGATGACTGTGTCTGCGGCGTGCTGGCTCATTTGCCACCCTTCGTCTCCCGGTTTTCTCATTCCTATACAGTCTATCTCGACGCTTCGTGCAACGTGACTTACAAATGCGAAGGACGATTAATTATTCCAGAACAGAATATGACCACTACTACTATTACCTGA
- the LOC126685970 gene encoding protein WHAT'S THIS FACTOR 1 homolog, chloroplastic isoform X2, producing MIFKRLIFNFLINPNFTTQIKLISSLKVVWRKDPKLDLAIEKDKRYKVCSRVVKEVLNEPGQVIPLRYLEKRRERLRLNVKVQTFINLNPGLFDTYYDRIKPKSDHVKFLRVSDKLRGFLEEEKRIRFENEGLIVSKLCKLLMMAKNKAVNAETLVNVKREFGFPNDFMVNLVPKYPNYFRLIGLPGEGKSFLELVDWNPEFAKSVIERRAEDESRLTGIGIRPNFVYKLPPGSFLKKEMREWVRDWLELDYISPYVDVSHLDQSSPEMEKRTVGVFHELLSLSLFKRIPVPILGGIKTAMLREAYRDGDLIDKDPLHEIKDKFVELLEEGWRERQEQMKLRREVVPKDMEMVAMRNLDLDEQESSEESEWRQLKEQSEMLEVNED from the exons ATGATTTTCAAGAgactcatttttaattttctgataaaccctaatttcacaacccaaatcaaattaatttcctCTCTAAAAGTCGTGTGGCGCAAAGACCCAAAATTAGATTTAGCCATAGAGAAAGATAAGCGGTATAAAGTCTGTTCACGGGTCGTTAAAGAGGTATTAAACGAACCGGGTCAAGTTATCCCGCTCCGATACCTGGAGAAACGGAGGGAAAGGTTACGCCTGAATGTTAAGGTTCAGACTTTTATTAATCTAAATCCGGGTCTATTTGATACATACTACGATAGAATTAAACCCAAATCTGATCATGTGAAGTTTTTGCGTGTTAGTGATAAATTGAGGGGTTTTCTTGAGGAAGAGAAGAGGATTCGATTTGAaaatgagggtttaattgtgTCTAAATTATGTAAGTTGCTTATGATGGCTAAGAATAAAGCTGTTAATGCTGAAACTTTGGTTAATGTTAAGAGAGAATTCGGTTTTCCTAATGATTTTATGGTTAATTTAGTTCCTAAGTATCCGAATTATTTTCGGTTGATCGGACTGCCCGGTGAGGGGAAGTCGTTTCTCGAGTTGGTCGACTGGAATCCCGAGTTTGCTAAATCGGTGATCGAGCGACGAGCTGAGGACGAGTCGAGGTTAACCGGAATCGGGATTCGACCGAATTTCGTTTACAAGCTTCCACCAGGGTCTTTTTTAAAGAAAGAAATGAGAGAGTGGGTTAGGGATTGGTTGGAACTTGATTATATTTCACCATATGTGGATGTTTCACATTTGGATCAATCTTCACCAGAAATGGAGAAGAGAACTGTTGGGGTTTTTCATGAGCTGCTATCGCTTTCGCTCTTTAAGAGGATTCCTGTTCCGATACTGG GAGGTATTAAAACTGCAATGCTGAGAGAAGCTTACAGGGACGGTGATCTGATTGATAAGGATCCGTTGCATGAGATTAAAGATAAGTTTGTTGAGTTGTTGGAAGAAGGGTGGCGAGAGAGACAAGAACAGATGAAGTTGCGACGGGAAGTTGTACCGAAAGATATGGAAATGGTGGCAATGAGAAACCTGGATTTGGATGAACAAGAGAGCAGTGAGGAATCAGAATGGAGACAGCTGAAGGAACAGAGTGAAATGCTGGAAGTAAATGAGGATTAA
- the LOC126685970 gene encoding protein WHAT'S THIS FACTOR 1 homolog, chloroplastic isoform X1: MIFKRLIFNFLINPNFTTQIKLISSLKVVWRKDPKLDLAIEKDKRYKVCSRVVKEVLNEPGQVIPLRYLEKRRERLRLNVKVQTFINLNPGLFDTYYDRIKPKSDHVKFLRVSDKLRGFLEEEKRIRFENEGLIVSKLCKLLMMAKNKAVNAETLVNVKREFGFPNDFMVNLVPKYPNYFRLIGLPGEGKSFLELVDWNPEFAKSVIERRAEDESRLTGIGIRPNFVYKLPPGSFLKKEMREWVRDWLELDYISPYVDVSHLDQSSPEMEKRTVGVFHELLSLSLFKRIPVPILGKFCDEYRFSNAFPSVFTRHSGMFYLSLKGGIKTAMLREAYRDGDLIDKDPLHEIKDKFVELLEEGWRERQEQMKLRREVVPKDMEMVAMRNLDLDEQESSEESEWRQLKEQSEMLEVNED, translated from the coding sequence ATGATTTTCAAGAgactcatttttaattttctgataaaccctaatttcacaacccaaatcaaattaatttcctCTCTAAAAGTCGTGTGGCGCAAAGACCCAAAATTAGATTTAGCCATAGAGAAAGATAAGCGGTATAAAGTCTGTTCACGGGTCGTTAAAGAGGTATTAAACGAACCGGGTCAAGTTATCCCGCTCCGATACCTGGAGAAACGGAGGGAAAGGTTACGCCTGAATGTTAAGGTTCAGACTTTTATTAATCTAAATCCGGGTCTATTTGATACATACTACGATAGAATTAAACCCAAATCTGATCATGTGAAGTTTTTGCGTGTTAGTGATAAATTGAGGGGTTTTCTTGAGGAAGAGAAGAGGATTCGATTTGAaaatgagggtttaattgtgTCTAAATTATGTAAGTTGCTTATGATGGCTAAGAATAAAGCTGTTAATGCTGAAACTTTGGTTAATGTTAAGAGAGAATTCGGTTTTCCTAATGATTTTATGGTTAATTTAGTTCCTAAGTATCCGAATTATTTTCGGTTGATCGGACTGCCCGGTGAGGGGAAGTCGTTTCTCGAGTTGGTCGACTGGAATCCCGAGTTTGCTAAATCGGTGATCGAGCGACGAGCTGAGGACGAGTCGAGGTTAACCGGAATCGGGATTCGACCGAATTTCGTTTACAAGCTTCCACCAGGGTCTTTTTTAAAGAAAGAAATGAGAGAGTGGGTTAGGGATTGGTTGGAACTTGATTATATTTCACCATATGTGGATGTTTCACATTTGGATCAATCTTCACCAGAAATGGAGAAGAGAACTGTTGGGGTTTTTCATGAGCTGCTATCGCTTTCGCTCTTTAAGAGGATTCCTGTTCCGATACTGGGTAAGTTTTGCGATGAGTATAGATTTTCCAATGCGTTTCCGAGTGTGTTTACTAGACATTCAGGGATGTTTTACTTGTCACTAAAAGGAGGTATTAAAACTGCAATGCTGAGAGAAGCTTACAGGGACGGTGATCTGATTGATAAGGATCCGTTGCATGAGATTAAAGATAAGTTTGTTGAGTTGTTGGAAGAAGGGTGGCGAGAGAGACAAGAACAGATGAAGTTGCGACGGGAAGTTGTACCGAAAGATATGGAAATGGTGGCAATGAGAAACCTGGATTTGGATGAACAAGAGAGCAGTGAGGAATCAGAATGGAGACAGCTGAAGGAACAGAGTGAAATGCTGGAAGTAAATGAGGATTAA